Below is a genomic region from Miscanthus floridulus cultivar M001 chromosome 1, ASM1932011v1, whole genome shotgun sequence.
CCTTGAAAATTAGTTCCTACCTGAAGCTAATTTAAATCAATAGTACCCATTGCCAGGCATCAAAATTTTCAGAATTCTATTGAACTTTTGTTTCTCAGTATGACATGCTTTACTGTCAGCAAAATTAAGAATTCAACGCAAGAAGTACTCACCAGTGCCCTTCTCGATCCAAGGTGAGATGAGAAAGGTGGGAACACGCACCCCAAGCCGTTCAAACTTGAAGTAGTATGGATCAGGCCCAACTATTCCATCAGGCTGGGGCACTCCAACGACCGGCGTAGGTACATGGTCATAGAATCCACCATGCTCATCATATGTGATAATCAGGGCCGTCTCGTTCCACTGCGGACTGGCCCTCAGTGTCTCATACACCTCTTTAACGAACCTCTGTCCCCTTGCCACATCATGTGATGGATGATCATCGTTTGCTGGGAACATCTCGCAATCGAAGTACCTCTGCTCAATCACCACATAATTTGGCAGCTTCCCCAACTTGGCGTGCAGCTTGAACTTGAGGCTGTACTGGTGGAACTTGACGAGGTGCTTCAGGCGGCGGAGGCTTTGGTAGAAGAGCGTGGCTGGGATGTTCTGGTAGTAGATGCCAAAAGACAAGCCGTTCTCCTCGAGGCTGTCAAAGATGGTCTTCTGCGGGAAGCCATGGATGAGGTCCTTGCGGGCGTTGAAGGTGAGGCCGTGGGATGTCGCCGAGTGGACGAACAGGCGGTTGGGTTGCGTGGAGGTGGGCACGGAGGCGAACCAGCGGTCGAACACGGCGAACTCGTCGGCGAGGGAGGCGTAGACGGGGACGGCGTTCTGCTTGAACCCGCTCATGACATTCTGCGGCATGCCGAGGCCCATGCCGCGCGCGTTCTGCGCGAAGCCGGACATGGGGGGCGGCACCGCGGAGGTGTCGGCAGAGCCGAAGACCTGCTCCCGGATGTCCTCGAAGCCGTGGCCGGGGTCGGAGTCGACGTAGCCGGCCTCGTCGGTGACGAAGATCTCCGGGGAGGAGGGGTCGGAGGCGTTGAGGCGGTTGGACTCGCGGCCCGTGAGGCCGTCGATGTCGGGGCGGGTGCGGCGGAGCCAGCCGAGGATGTGGTCGAAGCTGCGGTtctccatcaccaccaccaccaccgtcttgACCGGGGAGTAGATCTCGTGCTTTCGCCGGCGGCGCTTCAGCCCGCGGTGGTGCGCGTCCAGGCAGTGCCCGGATACGACCAGCGCCAGCAGCAGGAGCGCCACGAGGAGGCGCGTCCCAGGGACGTGGCGGGCCGCGGCGGCCATCGCGCCGGACCGGGAGATAGGTCTTCGCCTTCGGCGGCGGCGGGTAGGGTTGGTGCGCTTGCTGTTCAGTTGAATTGATGagctctctgttttttttttttttttcctttttcaattTAAGCAGTTGCTTTGCTTTGgcgagcgggcggcggcggcgattttTTTAATCCTTTCCGATTTTACCCCGTGGGCGTTGGGGTCGGGAAGGTGGTTAGTGAAAGCGGACAGGTGGGTCCCGTTAGGTGCCGTCCGTGGACCCACACGTCATGGGGAGGGAGCTCGGTTCGCGGAGAGCACGGTGCTTGCCGCGAGGCGCGCACCAAGGCTGTCAGCGAATGTGAGACGGAGCAGTGGGACCGCTAGGCATCTGGTCCCACCGATCATTGGGTTATTAGGCTGGTCGTTTTTGTTTGCCTGCAAATGGTCTTTACCTGCTGGGAAAAGCATACGCCACGTCTCGAGAAAGAAATGTGCTCACCGCTCAGGCTCAGCAGGCAGATTTTTCTTGTTTTGCTGTGGGCTACGCTAATGCGACAAGAGCCACACGCTTGCGCACTTTGAATTTTGACCGACTGCAGTCCCGTATTTTAAACGCAAATTGACATCGATTGTGTTGATATTTATCTGCTTCTGCACTCTTTGGAGATTGGGTTGCAGCAAGTGGTTCTGTGATTGTCTAGAATTTTACTGGCACACTGCTCTAGAATTTTACTAGCATAGTGCTCCTAACAGATACTCCTATTGTCTTAGGACCTGTTTGATCACGGATCGATTGTTAGAGCAagactaataatacagccggcttgctggcgGTTAGGTTTCTTGCAGCTTTCtttcagcccactcatatagtagttagctctttatagTTAATATATGGCCcatttgtctctctcacagactttcttggttcttgtgcctaagccggcggtaagcttacagcccgcttctcctctctctcctccacctcagcatttagtcggcttacagcctactattatacttgctcttatagACCAGATAATACATAAGATTATTCTAATAATTATGATTATGGAATATAATAATTAGTGTTTGGTTTAATGATTAGGGTGATTAATTATGATAGGTTAAAGTGAGAAATTCCTATTTTATCCTTTATGGTATGACAAGTTAAGCAATCAGTTGGACTTTTAGCGTCCATAAATCCTCTCCAACCTAAGTCATATAACCGATCTTGTTTGGATCAAAATTTGATTATGTAATCCGATTATTATAATCGGAGGGGTATCAAAACATATAATACTGTGTGTTGAAGCATTTAAAAATTATATATCGAAATTAAGGAATTTGAAGGACAATATGTCTGTGTCAAAATTATGTGCTATTATATCTTCACTTTCCTTTTTTTGTACAAGTTAAACAACACATCTTTTAACCATGTCATCgttatcgatattagggatacccaaagtaaAAAacttagcgcccacgctgacttttcCAGATGGCTCAAGACATATTAAaatatctcgcccgaccccaaggtcgcgggctccgtctcgcccgacctcgaggccacgggctccgtctcgcgccgaccccttgggtggggctccatctcgcccaaccctaaggACCCGAGTTCCGTCtcacccaaggccgcgggctccgtcttgcccaaccccttgggtgcgggcttcatctcgcccgactcgaaggacgcggtttccgtcttgcccaaggtcgcaggctccgtctcatcgaggacgcgggttccgtcttatccgatggggacccataccgccgccaaccacttcaGGTCCAAGTGTATGGGTCTGGGTCAAAACTTTGAagccagggaagaggctggcacgtctcgatgtaacccgtggccatgacgggccatacttggggattcacatcaagaacagtgtcgggcgtaccggtgctattctgcctaatcctcgtacggacgctgacaggcgcgtcagttcaccacgacgtccgccaggacggagtggaacgccatgatcgGTAGATGAcgcctgcgtatggcgctagtgacgaacagggccgcgacatggagccatccttgttgatatatataggatcggcgggacccatatgaagaagaaggacccgataaccctggaagccttcttctctctcttgttcttctcccttttctcctctgtaacccatgctttcccttcatctataaaaggggaagcaggcaTCCCATGAAAAGGGGAGATGGGGGGGAGATCtggacacaagagcacgacatgagcaTACGGCTAagtggcaagcgagctctcaacaCCCGTTCACTCATTCCACCAGAGAcctgggatcctctccctctctcgcctgtttgtaacccctactgcaaaccaaataccggtaacacgagcagtagtgaactggacgtagggacgttccgcctgaactagtatagacccttgtgtcctccgagcacaccatccaagctagacgcgtaaatacaaatttactcgtcggtggtccgaaaacaccgacagttggcgtgccaggtaggagcTTTCTAcacgtctcgacatccacatcaggcctcggatggctagtcatggcgtcagctgggtcctaggtgtGCACGTGTGCTTCGGGAACCTGGACTTTATCGTTACGACAGAGGGAGAGATGGCACAAGTTCTCGCCGCCGTCCAGCCTCTCCACCCCGCCGATCTCAACACGATCGCTGAGACgtttgaggagctacagctgcatgcACTAGAGGCCCATGCCCTCAGGAGCGACTAGCTCTTTGTCTTCGATTACCAaaggctagagcgctagctcgacgtcttcctaggaccccgaccgtcccaagaggacctacgccacctcaccttctcgttcaccaatgtcatgacatagcttatcggaggagagccgctctccccagaatacctcatccgaagcTCCCCGATAGCGCTCCCGTTAGGTCTACGCAACACCGTAGAGACTATTGGCCATCTAGTGGCGCAGCGCACGCCCCCATCGCCTACaaacaacgagttcgtggggatgaccgaatatgtcgtgaaatctttccacgaccttcttgTGGGAGAATCGAAGTcgccctctgactctgactccaaCAAGGGGAGCCATTACCCCTCGCGAGAATATTTCATGGCAAGTACCCCtgagggatacatcgaaagcatccacgagggaggggctaccccaacagacgacctcgatgacgaggtcgagggggatgcagcggccccacctcacctgtgggtagagcagctgagggcacagcaccaagagctcaaagaagcgtgactctagctcgagtagaaacgcgtggagctcgagcgccatggagacggtgggtgtGTACGTGCCATGGCCTGTGATGTTAACCAGAGGACCATCGAGGaagatgaagccctcccacactccacccgggcaagccagaacatcgctgccatggtggccttgctctaggggctttTGGAGCTCGCGACACCCAAGGATCGTCAGGCCCATCGCGAGATTCGCACACTACTCAAGTGTGCGGCGGtgtagcaggccgagagctctcTATCCCGATGACgtgagctcgatgccagccagcgcGTGCCCTTAGAGCGACCTGATAGGGATGTGTTAGTCGACTAGGCGCAGCGAGGTGGCAGGCCACGTGCTGTGGCCCCGGTGCATGAGTGTCTCGACCTCCACCATGATGCGCGCAACACCCTCGATCCCCGCAGGTGTGCCCACggcgatgagagggaggaggctagctacagataccaccctcatcatggcagatgctacgacagtggcgaggatcgaagcctgagccctgacttgtcgggacctcaggcctttggccgacacatcctcaacaccgtTTTCCCACCGTGGTACCGACCGCTAACTAATATCCTGAAATACTTTGAGGAAACCAACCCCAGACTGTAGctcgaggattatcagcttgcttgccaagctgatggagcggatagtgacaatttcattatccacaacctttcattgttcctggccgatttagCGCAAACATGGTTGAAACACCTAACGCCCAActaaatccaaagttgggcggacctaaaagagatcatcgtgggaaactttcagggcacatacgcgtgtcctaggaacccatgggatctaaaaaactaccgacagaagtcaggggaaactcttcatgggtacattGGGCGCTTCTTCTGGCAGTGCAATGAGTTGCCCGACGTTGCGACGtcgacatcataggagctttcctatttgagaccacctgcgagtccctagttcacagctaggatgtaagggactgtgaaccactaaggagctcctcgacatcgccactagccacgcctcgagcgaggaggtggtcggggcGATTTTCAACcaccccaagggcaaggcaaagcaagatagagacccttaccttcgaggtggtcgggttccacgggacctaccacgccatcctaggacgtccatgctacacgatattcatggccatccccaactacacctatctgaagttgaagatgctaggtctgtgtggggtcatcacctccttctagcgtgcctatgagtgcgaggttgagtgaTGCGAACACATCATGGCAATTGTCGCCTCTAAAGAGCTTATGGCCATTAGGGAGGAGGTTGTTGAAGAAGCGCCTGACCCCAAGCGCTTGGCTGAGTCTTTCGAGCctatagagggcgccaaggaggtcctcatagaccgcTAGTGGctctaagggcaaagtggtgcgcatcggcatcacgctttcctccaaatggGAAAGCGCGCTTGCTGACTTCCTtcgcgccaacagagacatctttgcatggagaccctTGGGCATGCCAGTCATTCCGAGAGAAGTTGCcgagcatgccttaaagatcaggccaggctccaagccggtgaagcagcgcttgcgtcgcttcgatgaggagaaacgcagggccatcggtgatgagattgcaaagcttttggcggctgggtttatcaaggaagtataccaccccgagttgttagccaatcccattcttgtatgaaaaaagagtgggaaatgaagaatgtgtgttgactacatgggtctcaacaaagcgtgtccaaaggatccatttgctttgccacgcatagaccaagtagttgactcgacctcagggtgagaaaccctttgcttccttgatgcataatccaggtaccatcaaatcacgatgaaagagtctgaccagcttgcgacatctttcatcacctcaTTTAGATCGtcctgctatgtcacaatgccgttcggcctgaagaacgcaagggctacataccaacactgcatgctcaagtgtttcaggtatCTCATCAggtggaccgtcgaggcctacatcaacgacatcgtggtcaaatccaaactGACTGACCAAGTCATAGCTGACatagagcagaccttcatgaaactctgagcaaacagtatcaaactcaaccccgagaagtgcgtttttggggtcctaaggggtatgctgctgggttttatcgtctcGAAGCACAACATCAAAACCAACCTGAAAAATATCTCGATCATCATGAGGATAGGCCCaatctagaacataaagggggtacagtgagttatagggtgcctcaccacgcTCAGCTGCTTTATCTCACGCCTTGGTATACGAGGTGTCCCCATCTATCGGCTTTTGAAGAAGGCCAACCACTTTGAATGGACGcctaaggcctaggaggcacttaacAAGGTCAAGCATCTCCTGACGAAGGCCTCGATCCTAGTTCCCCAACCGATggggaaccacttctgctctatGTTGCGGCCACCAcgtaagtggtcagcgctgccttggtggtagagcgagaagaagagggacatgccctcaaagtacagtgtcccgtgtacttcattagcgaggtcttatctgattccaagactcgctatccccaaatccagaaactcctatacgccatccttaTCGCTAATAGaaagttgtgtcactactttgagtcgcatccggtgatggtcatgacgtccttccttcttggtgaggtcatccaaaaccaggatgccacagaaagaatcacaaagtgggcactcaagctgatgggtcaaggcatttcatatgcccctcagacggccatcaagtcccaagtgctagctgatttcattgtagagtggatcaaggtccaaatgccgccagcagtcgttgaccaagagtactggatgatgtacttcgatagatcgctgatgaagaaaagcgtcggcatggggctggtctttgttttgctCCTCAGGGTACGTATGAGGTACAtagttcgcatccatttcccctccaacaatgtggccgagtatgaggcactcatcaatggcctacgcatcggcATCAAGTTGGGTATCCAACGGCTTGATGtccggggcgactcccagctggtcatcgaccaagccatgaaggaatcaagctaccataataccaagatggctatgtattgttgagaagtccaccagctggaggacaagtttgactgtctctagctcaatcacatcccaaggcgcctcaatgaggcaTCCAACATGCTGGAGAAAATGGTGTCCGACCGAGAGCCAGTGCTGACGGGTGTCTTCaccagcgatcagtacaagccctcagtCCTCTATGAGGAGCTAGAATAGATTGGTGATGGGCCGCCTACCCTAGGCTCAAGGGCTAACCAGCCGgtggctccatccgaccctaaagtcatagagcttgacgaggatccagcgatagagcctgaccctctagc
It encodes:
- the LOC136498783 gene encoding non-specific phospholipase C1-like, producing MAAAARHVPGTRLLVALLLLALVVSGHCLDAHHRGLKRRRRKHEIYSPVKTVVVVVMENRSFDHILGWLRRTRPDIDGLTGRESNRLNASDPSSPEIFVTDEAGYVDSDPGHGFEDIREQVFGSADTSAVPPPMSGFAQNARGMGLGMPQNVMSGFKQNAVPVYASLADEFAVFDRWFASVPTSTQPNRLFVHSATSHGLTFNARKDLIHGFPQKTIFDSLEENGLSFGIYYQNIPATLFYQSLRRLKHLVKFHQYSLKFKLHAKLGKLPNYVVIEQRYFDCEMFPANDDHPSHDVARGQRFVKEVYETLRASPQWNETALIITYDEHGGFYDHVPTPVVGVPQPDGIVGPDPYYFKFERLGVRVPTFLISPWIEKGTVIHEPNGPQETSQYEHSSIPATVKKLFNLHSNFLTKRDAWAGTFENYFKIRKTPRTDCPEKLPEVTKSLRPFGPKEDSSLSEFQVELIQLASQLNGDHVLNTYPDIGRTMTVGKANRYAEDAVARFLEAGRIALRAGANESALVTMRPALTSRASMSSGLSSEL